DNA sequence from the Gallaecimonas xiamenensis 3-C-1 genome:
GCGATGATGTCGGCGTCCGGGCTTTGCCGGGCCAGCAGGCTGTCGGTATGGGCTTTGATGCGTTCGCGCAGGGCCAGGGCGGCGTTCATGGCTGTCCTTTCATCCAGAAAAAAGCCCCTCGGCGAGGGGCTTGATGTCAGTGCTCTATGACCCTTGGCAGGTCTTCGTCCGGACGCAGTGTCAGGACCTCGACGCCGTTGTCGGTCACCAGCAAGGTGTGTTCCCACTGTGCTGACAGGCTACGGTCCTTGGTGACCACAGTCCAGTCATCTTTAAGCACTTTACAGTGATATTTACCCACGTTGACCATGGGTTCGATGGTCAGGCACATGCCGGCCTTGAGTTCAAAGCCGGTGTTGGGCTTGCCGTAGTGCAGTACCTGGGGCTCTTCGTGGAACTCGTTGCCGATACCGTGGCCGCAGTAGTCGCGCACCACCGAATAGTTGTGGCCCTCCACGTGCTTTTGAATGGCATGGCCGATGTCCCCCAGCCGCACCCCGGGTTTGACCATCTTGATGCCGATGTAGAGGGCTTCCTGGGCAACGCGGCTGACCCGCTCACCCTGGATGCTGGGCTTACCGACGATGAACATCTTGGAGGTGTCGCCGTGGTAGCCATCCTTGATAACGGTGATGTCGATATTGATGATATCGCCGTCCTTGAGCACCTTTTCGTCGTCGGGAATGCCGTGGCAGACCACGTGGTTGACCGAGGTACAGATGGATTTGGGGAAGCCGTGGTAGTTGAGGGGGGCCGGAATGGCTTGTTGCACGTTGACGATATAATCGTGGGCGATGCGGTCCAACTCACCGGTGGTAACCCCTACCTTGACGTGGGGGGCCAGCATCTCCAGCACGTCGGCCGCCAATTGGCCTGCCACGCGCATTTTCTCTATCTCGTCCGCCGTCTTGATCTTGGCACTCATTGGACTACTCTTTTGGCGCAAAAAACGCGCTTCACCTTGGTTTCAGTAAGTCCTTTATGGTATAAAGCGCGCCGGCAATTTACAAACTGAGTTGCCATTAACCCTAACCCACACACGGGTCGACACATGCGCCGGGGTGCCCTCAAGGGTCGGATGCATGGGACTCGTGGAGGCCTAACCCCAATTTTGGAGACGACAATGTCCAAAGTTTCTATGCGCGACATGCTGCAAGCCGGTGTTCACTTCGGTCACCAAACCCGTTACTGGAACCCCAAGATGAAGCCTTTCATCTTCGGCGCCCGTAACAAAGTGCACATCATCAACCTCGAGCAGACCCTGCCGATGTTCCACGATGCCCTGAACTACCTGTCCTCCGTGGCCGGTAAGAAAGGCAAAGTGCTGTTTGTAGGCACCAAGCGCGCCGCCAGCGAAGCCGTTAAAGACGCAGCCAACAGCTGTGGTCAATACTACGTCAACCACCGCTGGCTGGGTGGTATGCTGACCAACTGGAAAACCGTTCGTCAGTCCATCAAGCGTCTGAAAGACCTGGAAACTCAGTCCCAAGACGGTACCTTCGACAAGCTGACCAAGAAAGAAGCGCTGGATCTGACCCGCGAAATGGAAAAGCTTGAGAAGTCCCTGGGCGGTATCAAAGACATGGGCGGCCTGCCTGACGTGCTGTTCGTGATCGACGCCGACCACGAGCACATCGCCATCAAGGAAGCCAACAACCTGGGTATCCCGGTTGTATCCATCGTTGATACCAACTCCAACCCGGACGGTGTTGACTACGTGGTTCCCGGCAACGATGACGCCATCCGCGCTATCCAACTGTACGTTGGTGCCGTGGCTGCAACCGTGAACGACGCCAAAGGCGCCGCTCCTGTTGCCGAAGGCGAGTTCGTCGAGACTGCCGAGTAAGGCATCCGTCTCGCCCTTGATTAACCATCGAGGATGGATTGGTTAACAGGGGCCCCAAAGGCCCCTGTTTTTTGGCAAGTAAAACCGAGGAATTTCACATGGCAATTACTGCTGCCCTGGTAAAAGAACTCCGTGACCGCACCGCTGCGGGCATGATGGATTGTAAAAAAGCCCTGACCGAAACCAATGGCGACATCGAAGCCGCCATCGAGCTGATGCGCAAAAACGGTCAAGCCAAAGCCGCTAAGAAAGCTGGCCGTATCGCTGCCGAAGGTACCATCATCATCGCCAGCGCCGGTAACAAGGCTGCCATCCTGGAAGTGAACTGCGAAACCGACTTCGTCGCCAAAGACGCATCCTTCCTGGCCCTGGCCAACGCTGCTGCCCAAGCCGCCCTGGCCAACGGCATCACCGACATCGAAACCCTGGCCAACACCGAAGTGAACGGTGAGACCCTGGACACCACCCGCCTGAACCTGATCGCCAAGATCGGTGAGAACATGAGCTTCCGCCGTGTGACCATCGTTGAAGGCGCCAACCTGGGCGTGTACAACCACGGCAGCCGTATCGGCGTTGTGGTCAGCCTGACCGGTGGCAGCGAAGAACTGGCCAAAGACGTTGCCATGCACGTTGCCGCTTCCAAGCCTGAGTTCACCAAGCCTGAAGACGTTTCCGCCGAAGTGGTTGCCAAAGAGCGCGAAATCCAGATCGATATCGCTGTTCAATCCGGCAAGCCCCAGGAAATCGCCGAGAAGATGGTTGAAGGCCGCATGAAGAAATTCACCGGTGAGATCTCTCTGACCGGTCAGCCTTTCGTTAAAGATCCCTCCATCTCCGTTGGTGACCTGCTCAAGGCCGCCGGCGCCGACGCCAACAGCTTCGTGCGTTTCGAAGTAGGTGAAGGTATCGAGAAAGAAGTGGTCGACTTCGCTACCGAAGTGGCCCAGCAAGCTGCCGCAGCTGCCGCTGCCGCCGCAGCCAAGCAGTAAGAAATACCGAGGCCGGCTTGCCGGCCTCCTTTTTATCCGGGCCGTGGCTCAGTGCCGCGGTCGATTTGTGTCTGCAAGGTGAGAAAGGATCATGAGCACCAGTTCCAAGCCCCAATATCGCCGCATCCTGCTGAAGCTCTCTGGTGAAGCCCTGATGGGGGAAGAAGGTTTCGGTATCGACCCCAAAGTCCTGGACCGCATGGCCACCGAGATCAAAGAGCTGATCGAGCTGGGTGTCCAGGTCGGCCTGGTGATCGGCGGTGGTAACCTGTTCCGTGGTGAGGGCCTGGCCCGTGCCGGTATGAACCGGGTAGTGGGCGACCACATGGGTATGCTGGCCACCGTCATGAACGGCCTGGCCATGCGTGACGCCCTGCACCGTGCTTATGTGAACGCCAAGCTGATGAGTGCCATCGACCTCAAAGGGGTCTGCGAAAGCTATAACTGGGCTGACGCCATCGGCATGCTCCGTGACGGCAAAGTGGTGATCTTCTCTGCCGGTACCGGTAATCCCTTCTTCACCACCGATTCCGCCGCCTGCCTGCGCGGCATCGAAATCGAAGCCGACTGCGTGCTCAAAGCCACCAAGGTGGACGGGGTCTATTCTGCCGATCCGGTAAAAAACCCCGACGCAGTGAAGTATGATAAGTTGACATACGCAGACGTACTGGAGCAGGAACTGAAAGTCATGGATTTGGCGGCTTTCACCCTGGCCCGTGACCACAATATGCCGATCCGCGTATTCAACATGAACAAACCTGGGGCCCTGAAAGCCGTGGCCATGGGCGAGCCAGAAGGCACCCTGATTAGTCACCAGGCCTGATAAGAAAGAGGACGTCTATCCGTGATCAACGAGATCAAAGCCGACGCTAAAACGCGTATGGAAAAATCCCTGGAAGCCACCAAGAGCCAGATGGCCAAGGTGCGCACCGGCCGTGCTCACCCCAGCCTGCTGGACAGCATCCGTGTCGATTACTACGGCGCCGCCAGCCCCCTCAAGCAGGTGGCCAACATCACCGCCGAAGATGCCCGTACCCTGGCCATCACCGTATTCGACCGCAACATGATCCAGGCCATCGAAAAGGCCATCATGATGTCCGACCTGGGTCTGAACCCCTCTTCTGCCGGCACCACCATCCGTATCCCGTTGCCGCCGCTCACCGAAGAGCGCCGCAAGGATCTGGTCAAGTTGGTGCGCGGTGAAGCGGAAAACGGCCGTGTGGCTATCCGCAACGTGCGCCGCGATGCCAACAACGACATCAAGGCCCTGCTCAAGGACAAGGAAATCTCCGAGGATGACGAGCGTCGTGCTCAGGACGAAATCCAGAAACTGACTGACGCTTTTGTGAAGCAGGTCGATGAAGTCCTGGCTGCCAAAGAAGCCGAGCTGATGGAATTCTAAGGCCTGATCGGGTAAGGTTTTGACGCCGCATGGCTTTGCTGTGCGGCGTTTGTTTATTTAAAAACCAAGGTAACCGATCGATGTCTCAAATCCCTGCCGTTGATGCCGCTTCAGGCAAGGCAAGCCCCCGCCACATTGCCATCATCATGGATGGTAATGGGCGCTGGGCGGAGAGCCGTGGCAAGGCCAGGATCATGGGGCACAAACAAGGTGTGGAAGCGGTGCGGGAAACCGTGCGGTGTGCCACCCGCCTGGGGGTAGAAGCCCTGACCCTTTTTGCCTTTTCCTCGGAAAACTGGCGCCGGCCAGAGGAAGAGGTCAACTTCCTGATGGAACTGTTCCTGCTGGTCCTCGGCAGGGAAGTGAAGAAACTCCACAAGAACAATATCAAGCTGCGGGTTATCGGTGACTGCAGCGCCTTTTCGGCGCGCCTGAAAAAGAAAATCGATGAAGCCCAGGCCCTGACCGCCGACAACACCGGCCTGGTGCTGAATGTGGCGGCTAACTACGGTGGCCGTTGGGACATAGTCCAAGCCACCCGCCAGTTGGTTGAGCAGGCCGTCCAGGGCGAGCTGCAAAGCAGCGACATAACAGAAGACTTCTTCGCCAAGCAGCTGTGCCTGGCCGAATTGCCAGCGGTGGACTTGATGATCCGCACCGGCGGCGACCATCGCATTTCCAATTTCCTGCTGTGGCAGCTGGCCTATGCTGAGCTGTATTTCACCGACACCCTTTGGCCCGATTTTGGCGAGCAGGCCTTTTCTGAGGCCGTGGCTGCATTCTTGAGCCGGGAACGCCGCTTTGGTTGTACCGGTGCCCAGGTTCGGGCCTGGATGAACGAATCAAAATAAGGATAACGATTTTGCTCAAGCAACGGATCATAACCGCCTTGCTCCTGCTGCCCGTCGCGCTGCTGGTGATCTTCTGGCTGCCTTTGGACGCCTTCGGTTGGGTGGCGGCCGTCCTTATCGCCATCGGTGGCTGGGAATGGGCCCCCCTGGCCGGCCTTAAAGGCCGTTTCTACCAGGGCCTGCTGGCCACCATCACCTTTGCCATTTTGGCCCTGGTGCAATACGTGGTGCCGGTATCGGCCCTGTGGGCCGGTGGCCAGCCTGCCGGTTTTTACAGCCTGATGGTGCTGTTGGCCGGGTTCTGGTGGACGGTAGCTGCCGTGCTTATCACCCAATACCCTGAGCCCACCCGTTTTTGGCAGCAGCATAAACGCTGGCGCCTCATCTTCGGCGCCCTGACCCTGCTGCCCACCTGGGCCGGTCTGGTGGTGCTGCGCAGCTGGCGTTACCAGGAAGACCCCCTGTTCGGTGCCTGGGCCATACTGTTCGTGTTGTTGCTGGTATGGGCTGCCGATACCGGCGCCTATTTTGCCGGCCGCACCTTCGGTAAACACAAGTTGTCCCCCAAGGTCAGCCCCAACAAGACCCTGGAAGGGGCGGCCGGCGGCCTGCTGCTGGCCATGGCCATCTGTGCGGCCTGCCTCTACCTGCGCCCGGCCAGCATTTCGGCCAGCGCCATAGTGGTGGCCAGCGCCCTGACCGTACTGGCTTCCATCCTCGGGGATTTGAGCGAGTCCATGTTCAAGCGTGAGGCGGGCATTAAGGATTCGGGCTCCATCCTGCCGGGCCACGGAGGCATCCTTGACCGCATCGACTCCATTACGGCGGCAGCGCCCATCTTCGTGCTGGTGATGCTGGCCATGGGGGTCTGATGCAAGGGGTAGTGGTACTGGGAGCCACCGGTTCTATCGGTGACTCCACCCTGGACGTCATCGCCCGCCACCCGGACAAGTACCGGGTGGTGGCGCTCTCTGCCCACTCTAATGCCGAGAAGTTGCTGGCCCTGTGCCTGCAGTTTTTCCCCCAGCAGGCGGTGCTGGTGGAAGAGGGCAAAAGCCAGTGGTTGCGGGCCGAGCTGAAAGCCGCCGGCAGCCAGACCGAACTACTTACCGGTGCCAAGGCCTTGGAAGACATCGCTGCCCACCCGGACGCTCGCCAGGTGATGGCCGCCATCGTCGGCGCCGCCGGCCTTCTGCCGACCCTGGCCGCAGTCCGCGCCGGTAAAAGGGTGCTGCTGGCCAACAAGGAAGCCCTGGTGATGTCAGGGGAGCTGTTTATGGATGAGGTGGCCCGCCACGGCGCCGAGCTGCTGCCCATCGACTCCGAACATAATGCCATCTTCCAGTCCCTGCCTTTTGCCTGCCAGCAGGGGGACCACTACCGCCACCATGGGGTGTCGCAGATCTTGCTGACCGGTTCTGGCGGCCCCTTCCGGACCCGGGACCTGGCCAGTTTTGGCGCCATTACCCCGGCCCAGGCCGTGGCCCACCCCAACTGGTCCATGGGCCAGAAGATCTCGGTGGATTCCGCCACCATGATGAACAAGGGCCTGGAATTTATCGAGGCGCGCTGGCTGTTCGATTGCGCCGTGGATGACATCCAGGTGGTGCTGCACCCGCAAAGTATCATCCATTCCATGGTCCGCTACAGCGACGGTTCGGTGCTGGCCCAGATGGGCAACCCGGACATGCGTACCCCCATAGCCCATGCCATGGCCTATCCCGAGCGCATCGACGCTGGGGTTGAGCCCCTGGATTTCTTCTCCCTGGGCCAGTTCAGCTTCGACCAGCCCGACCCGGCCCGATATCCCTGCCTGTACCTGGCCATTAACGCTTGCCGCCTGGGCCAAGGGGCCACCACTGTGCTTAACGCCGCCAACGAAGTGGCGGTGGACGCCTTCTTGAAGGGGCGGCTGCCCTTTACCGGCATTGCCGGGCTGGTTGAGCAAAGTCTCGACACACTTGCCCACAAGACAGCCAGGGATTTGCGCAGTATCCTCGAGCTTGACCAAGAAGCTCGTCACTATGCGGAACGCCTGCTGCCATGCTAACCCTGTTGTGGAACCTGTTTTTCTTCATCCTGGCCCTGGGCCTGCTGATCACCATTCATGAATATGGCCATTTCTGGGTGGCCAGGCGCTGCGGCGTCAAGGTCGAGCGCTTTTCCATCGGCTTTGGCCCGGCCCTGCTGCGCCGGGTAGGGCGGGACGGCACCGAATATGTGCTGGCCGCCATCCCCTTGGGGGGGTACGTCAAGATGCTGGACGAGCGGGTGGCCGAAGTGGCGCCAGAGGATCGGCATCTGGCCTTTAACAACAAGTCCCTCAAGGCTCGAACTGCCATTGTGGCTGCCGGCCCGGCCGCCAATATCCTGTTTGCCATCCTGGTCTACTGGCTGATGTGGATGGTGGGGGTACCCGCCATCAAGCCGGTGGTGGGGGCCGTGGCGCCCCAATCCATCGCTGCCGAGGCCAAGCTGCCCCTGGGGGAGATCTTCAGCATCGACGACCAGCAGACCCGCAGCTGGGAAGAGGTCAATCTGGCGCTGGTGGCCCACATCGGCGAGCCCAGCATCGCATTGCAGGTCAAGGACAACGACGGCCTTATCCATGATGTCCGTTTTGACACCCGCCAGTGGCAGTTCAACCCGGACCAACAAAGCAGCCTGACCAGCCTCGGCATAGTGCCTTTTCGCCCCCGTTTTGACCTGGTGGTGGATAAGCTCAAGGCCGGTGATGCCGCCGAACGGGCCGGCCTTAAGCCCGGCGATAAACTGTTGGCCCTGGCCGACGGTCAAACCCTGGACTGGGACGGCTTCGTCAAGGCGGTGCAGCAGTCGCCCAATAAGCCCCTGGAATTTTTGATTGAGCGGGACGGTGAACGAATGACGTTGACCGTGGTCCCAGATGAGCGAGATGGGCAAGGCTATGTCGGCCTTTATCCTGTGGCACCAAGCTGGCCGGAGGGTATGCTGACCGAGATCCGCTTCGGGCCGCTGGATGCATTGCAAGAAGGTGTTAAACGCACCTGGCAGATGGTTAGCCTTACCGGCAGCACCCTGGCCAAACTGGTGACAGGGGATCTGGCTCTGGACAACCTCTCCGGGCCCATTGCCATAGCGCAGGGCGCAGGGGCGTCGGCCGGCATTGGCTTTGCCTATTTTCTTGGTTTTTTAGGGCTTATCAGTGTTAATCTGGGCATCATTAACTTGTTGCCGTTGCCTGTTTTGGACGGCGGTCATCTGCTGTTCTTTCTGTGCGAAGCGGTGCGAGGCAAACCCCTGTCGGAGCGGGCACAAGACGTGGCCTTCCGCCTGGGCGCCGCACTGCTGCTGACGCTGATGGGCATTGCCATATTTAACGACCTCGCAAGGTTATAGCGGGGCAAGGACGGATAAATAAAATCAATGAGAGCCGTGCAATCATTGCTGTGCGCCTCGGTGCTGGCGGCCGTTTCCGTGCCCAGCCAGGCCATGGATGCCTTTAAAGTCGACGACATTCGGATCGATGGACTGCAGCGGGTCGCCTTGTCAGCGGCCCTGACCTATGTACCGGTCAAGACCGGTGACATCGTGGATCAAGCCCGCGTGTCCCAACTGATCCGCAGCCTTTACAGCTCAACCCACTTCGAGAACATCGAAGTGCTGCGTGACGCCAACACCTTGATCATCAAGGTTAAAGAACGCCCGACTATCAGCTCCATCGATTTCAGCGGCAACAAGGACATCAAGGAAGAACAGCTCAAGCAGAGCCTGGAAGATTCCAATGTCCGGGTCGGTGAACCCCTGGACAGAACCATGCTCACCCAAATCGAAAAAGGTCTGGTGGACTTCTACTATTCCGTCGGCAAGTACGACGCCAGCGTTAAGGCCGTGGCCACGCCGCTGCCCCGCAACCGCATCGGCCTGAAGTTCAACTTCAAAGAAGGTAAGGCGGCCGAAATCCAGCAGATCAATATCGTTGGTAACAAGGTTTTTTCCAACGAGGAACTGCTCGACAAGCTGGAACTGAAAGACAAGCTGGCCTGGTGGCAGGTGTTCTCCGAGAAGCGCTACCAGAAGCAAAAGCTGGAGTCGGATCTCGAGACCCTCAAGTCCTACTACCTGGACCGGGGCTACCTGCGCTTTAACGTGGACTCCACCCAGGTGTCCATGAGCCCCGAGCGTACCGGTGTCTATGTCACCGTTAACGTGACCGAAGGCGAGATCTACAAGGTCAAGGAAGTGAAGCTGGTCGGCAACCTTTTGAACAAAAAGGAGCTGATGGAAAAGCTGGTGCCTATCCAGTCCGGCAGCACCTACAGCGGCGCCGAAGTGACTTTCACCGAAGAGATGCTGGCCAAGTTCCTGGGCCGCTTCGGTTACGCCTATCCCAAGGTCACCACCTACCCGCAGATTGACGACAAGACCAAGGAAGTGACCCTGACCATCAACATCGATCCGGGTTCGCGGATCTACGTCAACAGGGTCAATTTCGAAGGCAACGCCACCACCTCGGACGAAGTACTGCGCCGGGAAGTGCGGCAGATGGAAGGCACCTGGCTGTCCAACAGCCTGGTGGAGCTGTCCAACGACCGTTTGAACCGCCTCGGCTTCTTCGAGACGGTGGAAAACGACATCGACAGGTCAACCGACCAGCCCGATCAGGTGGACGTCAACTTCAAGGTCAAAGAGCAGCCCTCCGGCTCCTTGAACGCCGGTGTCGGCTACGGCTCCTATGGTGGCCTGTCTCTGAGCGCCGGTATCAGCCAAAGCAACTGGCTGGGCTCTGGTAAGTCGGTGGGCATCAACGTCTCCACCAACAACTACCAGAAGCAGGTGAGCCTGAGCTACCTGGACCCCTATTTCACCATCGATGCCATCAGCCTGGGCGGCCGTCTCTACTATAGCGACATCGACTACGGTAGCGCTTACCTGGAAGCCTACGACCAGAGCTCCTGGGGTCTTAACACCACCTTTGGCTTCCCGGTCAACGAATACAACCGCCTGAACTTCGGTATTGGTTACAAGAACTCCAAACTGAGTTCGATCAACTCCCACGACCAGGCGCTGCGTTTCTATAAGGTGTATTCCGACCAGGACATCCTGGACGGCAAGATCGCCTATGACGAAGTCGAGCTGACCGCCGGCTGGAGCCGCCGTACCCTCAACAGGGGTACCTTCCCCAGCGCCGGTTCCAGCCAGGATCTGTCGTTGTCCATGACCACGCCAGACTCTGAGCTGAACTACTACAAGCTCAACTTCAACGCCCGTAACTACTGGCCTTTGGACCGCAACCAGGACTGGGTGATCTCCACCAACCTGAAGCTGGGCTACGCCCAGGGCTATGGCACCACCAACGGCCAGGACAACATCCTGCCGTTCTGGGAAAACTTCTATGCTGGCGGTAGCCAGACCATGCGGGGCTTTGAGTCCAACTCCATCGGTTCTCGCGCCATCTACCGCCAGAAGATTGGGGTAGACGGTGGCACCAGCCCGCCGTACCTGCCGCCTTCCGAGGACCAGGTCTACGTGGGCGGCGCCCTGGGCGGTAACGCCATGGCGGTGGCCAGCCTCGAGTTTATCGTGCCGACCCCCTTCTTGGACGAGGCATACAAGCGCTCAGTACGGACCTCTGTGTTCCTGGACGTGGGTAACGTCTGGGATACCGAGTTCGACTACAGCCAGTACGAGAACCTGGCCCTGCGTAGTGGCAGCCGCGAGCTTTACGACTACTCGGATCCTTCTGCCTACCGTGCGTCCTATGGCCTTAGCCTGCAGTGGCTGTCGCCCATGGGCCCCATGGTGTTCAGTTTCGCCCGTCCCATCAAGAAGCAGGACGGCGACCAGACCGAGTTCTTCTCATTCAATATCGGAACCACTTTCTAAGGAGCTGCCATGGGTAAGTTTCACCTGGGTATAGATGCCCAAGCCCTGGACGGCGCCACCCTGGCCATAGTGCCAGGGGACCCGGCACGGGTTGAGCGTATTGCCAGTTTGTTGGATGAGCCGCAGTTCCTGGCGGCTCAGCGTGAATTTACCATCTGGCGTGGTAAGCTGGCTGGGCAGAGCATCATCGTATGCTCCACCGGCATCGGCGGTCCTTCCACGTCCATTGCCGTGGAAGAACTGGCCCAGTTGGGAATACGCACTTTCCTGCGTATCGGTACCACGGGCGCCATTCAGCCGGATATCGCGGTTGGCAGTATCATCGTCACCACAGGCTCGGTGCGCCTGGACGGGGCCAGCCAGCACTTTGCGCCGCTGGAGTTCCCGGCGGTTGCCGATTTCGAATGCACCGAGGCGCTGGTATCAGCGTCCCGGGCTTTGGGCGTCAAGCCCGTGATAGGTGTAACGGCCTCGTCCGACACCTTCTATCCCGGCCAGGAGCGGTATGACACCTATTCCGGCCGTGTGGTACAGCGCTTCCAGGGCTCACTCAAGGAGTGGCAGGCCATGGGCGTGCTCAATTACGAGATGGAGTCGGCCACCCTTCTTACCATGTGCGCCAGCCAGGGATTGAAAGCCGGCTGCGTGGCAGGTGTGGTGGTCAACCGTACCCAGCAGGAGATCCCGGACGAGGCCATGTTGGCCCAGACCGAGGCTCTGGCCATCAAGGTGGTGCTGGGCGCAGCCGCAGAGCTGCTGAAACAATCACAATAAGGAGAGAACCTTGAAGAAGTCACTCATTGGTGCCGGCCTGGCGCTGGCGTTGTCCGCCGGCATGGCCTTGCCTGCCGCTGCCGATGCCCGCATTGCCGTTGTGGACATGGCCAAGATTTTCCAAAACCTGCCCCAGCGTGAGCAGGTGGCCCAGAAGCTGGAAAAAGAATTTGCCGACCGTATCGAAGCGGTTCGCAAGCTTGAAGAGCAGATGCAGGGTATCCAGGATCAGGCCCGTCGTGATGCCTCCATCATGACCGACAGCCAAAAGACCGACCTGTCCCGTAAAATGGAGTCCCTGCAGGCTGACTACCAGCTCAAGCGCAAGGCCCTGGACGAAGACATGCGCGGCCGCCAGGCCGAAGAGCGCAACAAGCTGCTGACGACCATTCAGAACGCCGTCGATTCTGTCGCCAAAGGCAAATATGACGTCGTACTGCAGCGCGCCGCTGTCGCCTACATCTCCAACGATGTGGATATTTCCGACAAGGTTATCGCTCAGGTTTCCAAAGGTAAGTAACGCATGACATATAGCCTGGCCAAATTGGCCGAGCTGGTTGGCGCTGAAGTAGTCGGGGATGGCGAGCTGATCATCAGTCGGGTCGCCACCCTGGAAAGCGCCACCGTTGGCCAGATCGCTTTTCTGGCCAATAGCAAATACCGTAAGCACCTGGACGCCACCAAGGCGTCTGCGGTGATCTTGGCCGAGGCGGATCTGCCCTTTTGCAAAGGGGCCGCCCTGGTCATGAAGAATCCCTATCTGGGCTTTGCCAAAATAGCGCAACTCCTGGATACCACTCCGGCCCCGGCCGACAGCCTGCATCCTACCGCCATTATCGCCCCCGACGCCGTGCTGGGGGAGGGCGTGGCCATAGGCCCCTACAGCGTCATCGAAAGCGGTGTGGTGCTGGAAGCGGGGGTCAAGATAGGCCCCCACTGTTTTATTGGCAAAGGCAGCCGTATCGGCCAAGGTAGCACCCTATGGTCCAATGTGGCCATCTATCACGGGGTGAGCCTTGGCAGCCATTGTAAGGTCCACGCCAATGCCGTGATCGGCTCTGACGGCTTCGGTTATGCCAACGACAGGGGCAAGTGGGAAGCCATTCCCCAGACCGGCGGTGTGCGCATCGGTAACCGTGTGGATATCGGGGCTGGCACCACCATAGACAGGGGCGCCCTGGAAGACACCGTCATCGAAGATAACGTCATCATCGACAACCAGGTACAGATCGCCCACAACGTGGTGATCGGCACCGGCACGGCCGTGGCGGGCACCACCGTTTTTGCGGGCTCCGTTACCGTTGGAAAATACTGTATCATTGGCGGCGCCTGCGCCATTGCCGGCCATTTGAGCATCGCCGATGGCACCACCATCACTGGCATGTCCATGGTCACCAAGGCCATCACCGAACCGGGCGTCTACAGCTCGGGCACGCCGGCAACCCCCAACCGGGAATGGCGAAAGAGTGCAGCACGTTTCAGGCAGCTTGATGAGATGCACAAGCGGCTTAAGAGCCTGGAAGAGAAGCTGGCTGCCAAAGAGCAGTCCGGCCAATAACGAAGAGTGGACGACGACCCATCATGACTGAAATGAACACCATGGACATTCTTGAGGTGCTGGAACATCTGCCGCACCGCTATCCTTTCCTGCTGGTCGACAAAGTCCTGGATTACACCGTTGGTGAGCGCCTGGTGGCCCTCAAGAACGTGACCATCAACGAACCTTTCTTCCAGGGGCACTTCCCCCAGAAGCCGGTCATGCCGGGGGTACTGATCCTCGAAGCTATGGCCCAGGCCACTGGCATCCTGGCGTTTAAAACGGCCAATCAGAAGCCCACCGACGGTGTGCTTTACTATTTTGCCGGTATCGACAATGCCCGTTTCAAGCAGCCTGTGGTGCCAGGTGATACCCTGATCTTTGAAGTGGAAATCGTCAAACTCAAAGCGGGCATCGGCAAGTTCCACTGCAAGGCCCTGGTTGACGGCAACCTGGTCTGTGAAGCCGACCTGATGTGCGCCAAACGCGAGATCTGAACGTGATCGATCCCCAAGCTTTCGTCCATCCCGAGGCCAAGCTCGGCAACAACGTCAAAGTCGGCCCCTGGAGCTACATCGGCGCCGGTGTCGAGATCGGTGACGACACCGAGATCATGTCCCATGTGGTGATCAAGGGCCCCACCGTCATTGG
Encoded proteins:
- the ispC gene encoding 1-deoxy-D-xylulose-5-phosphate reductoisomerase, with product MQGVVVLGATGSIGDSTLDVIARHPDKYRVVALSAHSNAEKLLALCLQFFPQQAVLVEEGKSQWLRAELKAAGSQTELLTGAKALEDIAAHPDARQVMAAIVGAAGLLPTLAAVRAGKRVLLANKEALVMSGELFMDEVARHGAELLPIDSEHNAIFQSLPFACQQGDHYRHHGVSQILLTGSGGPFRTRDLASFGAITPAQAVAHPNWSMGQKISVDSATMMNKGLEFIEARWLFDCAVDDIQVVLHPQSIIHSMVRYSDGSVLAQMGNPDMRTPIAHAMAYPERIDAGVEPLDFFSLGQFSFDQPDPARYPCLYLAINACRLGQGATTVLNAANEVAVDAFLKGRLPFTGIAGLVEQSLDTLAHKTARDLRSILELDQEARHYAERLLPC
- the rseP gene encoding sigma E protease regulator RseP, coding for MLTLLWNLFFFILALGLLITIHEYGHFWVARRCGVKVERFSIGFGPALLRRVGRDGTEYVLAAIPLGGYVKMLDERVAEVAPEDRHLAFNNKSLKARTAIVAAGPAANILFAILVYWLMWMVGVPAIKPVVGAVAPQSIAAEAKLPLGEIFSIDDQQTRSWEEVNLALVAHIGEPSIALQVKDNDGLIHDVRFDTRQWQFNPDQQSSLTSLGIVPFRPRFDLVVDKLKAGDAAERAGLKPGDKLLALADGQTLDWDGFVKAVQQSPNKPLEFLIERDGERMTLTVVPDERDGQGYVGLYPVAPSWPEGMLTEIRFGPLDALQEGVKRTWQMVSLTGSTLAKLVTGDLALDNLSGPIAIAQGAGASAGIGFAYFLGFLGLISVNLGIINLLPLPVLDGGHLLFFLCEAVRGKPLSERAQDVAFRLGAALLLTLMGIAIFNDLARL
- the bamA gene encoding outer membrane protein assembly factor BamA, with product MRAVQSLLCASVLAAVSVPSQAMDAFKVDDIRIDGLQRVALSAALTYVPVKTGDIVDQARVSQLIRSLYSSTHFENIEVLRDANTLIIKVKERPTISSIDFSGNKDIKEEQLKQSLEDSNVRVGEPLDRTMLTQIEKGLVDFYYSVGKYDASVKAVATPLPRNRIGLKFNFKEGKAAEIQQINIVGNKVFSNEELLDKLELKDKLAWWQVFSEKRYQKQKLESDLETLKSYYLDRGYLRFNVDSTQVSMSPERTGVYVTVNVTEGEIYKVKEVKLVGNLLNKKELMEKLVPIQSGSTYSGAEVTFTEEMLAKFLGRFGYAYPKVTTYPQIDDKTKEVTLTINIDPGSRIYVNRVNFEGNATTSDEVLRREVRQMEGTWLSNSLVELSNDRLNRLGFFETVENDIDRSTDQPDQVDVNFKVKEQPSGSLNAGVGYGSYGGLSLSAGISQSNWLGSGKSVGINVSTNNYQKQVSLSYLDPYFTIDAISLGGRLYYSDIDYGSAYLEAYDQSSWGLNTTFGFPVNEYNRLNFGIGYKNSKLSSINSHDQALRFYKVYSDQDILDGKIAYDEVELTAGWSRRTLNRGTFPSAGSSQDLSLSMTTPDSELNYYKLNFNARNYWPLDRNQDWVISTNLKLGYAQGYGTTNGQDNILPFWENFYAGGSQTMRGFESNSIGSRAIYRQKIGVDGGTSPPYLPPSEDQVYVGGALGGNAMAVASLEFIVPTPFLDEAYKRSVRTSVFLDVGNVWDTEFDYSQYENLALRSGSRELYDYSDPSAYRASYGLSLQWLSPMGPMVFSFARPIKKQDGDQTEFFSFNIGTTF
- the udp gene encoding uridine phosphorylase; this encodes MGKFHLGIDAQALDGATLAIVPGDPARVERIASLLDEPQFLAAQREFTIWRGKLAGQSIIVCSTGIGGPSTSIAVEELAQLGIRTFLRIGTTGAIQPDIAVGSIIVTTGSVRLDGASQHFAPLEFPAVADFECTEALVSASRALGVKPVIGVTASSDTFYPGQERYDTYSGRVVQRFQGSLKEWQAMGVLNYEMESATLLTMCASQGLKAGCVAGVVVNRTQQEIPDEAMLAQTEALAIKVVLGAAAELLKQSQ